The Daphnia pulex isolate KAP4 chromosome 3, ASM2113471v1 genome includes a region encoding these proteins:
- the LOC124189969 gene encoding ATP-dependent RNA helicase DDX51-like, with protein MYSNLENSEIGLSEREARILARLNARKNRKPPQESFQNGHIEAEKSINNEQVKKKKRKHLASETEIAKECDLVHAEVTADKDKENKTEVDCNNEAVANPVLNENETDIKPKRIKKKKVKTLPEGVELPSLEEINADNAECQEPSPKKKKKKKTGPKLKKDESCIANDVEEEDPSVSVEPAKKEEEPAGTGFTILEEFKGNKNNKVFRVLPTWLAKPSVISCDLSKNKMPIKELNGLDKFLHDALNRNKIGFFFPVQQQVIPWLLESQQQLFRPCDMCVSAPTGSGKTLAFVLPTIQALWRQSVRRLRCLAVLPVHDLAVQVYRVYLSFCAGTNLQVALISGQASFYDEQQLLVRKGKAGQYLTKPDIVVCTPGRLVDHLQRTPGFSLKSLRYLIIDEADRIMEEEHNDWLFHVEKAIGLSSENLVAQKLSRPWEKYVQKLLFSATLSQDPEKLTRLGLFQPKLFTSVVSTESAESTDNTIQSHHFVGKFTTPAELTEHFFKCPPMLKPLAVYCLLKKFKYHSALCFTNSRSATHRLCELLKQFGDLKVAECSSEISKAPRDKLLKDFSTGKIDLLVCTDAVSRGMDLGVVDCVISYDSPKYVKNYIHRAGRAARAGRPGTAITILMDSEMHGFNKLLAMAEKKNVTPLDMQVEEFETYEEQFRKALDGLKNTVKEEIHTKIVQNDRARQKRGFNPRSRTGKVVSKKFVKRQGKEVIKQPNQ; from the exons atGTACTCCAATTTAGAAAACAG TGAGATCGGTCTATCCGAAAGAGAAGCTAGGATTTTAGCTCGATTAAATGCGCGAAAGAATCGAAAACCGCCACAAGAATCGTTTCAAAATGGTCACATAGAAGCTGAAAAGAGT aTAAACAATGaacaagtcaagaaaaagaagagaaaacatttGGCATCAGAGACAGAGATTGCCAAGGAATGTGATCTTGTTCACGCTGAAGTGACAGCAGACAAGgataaggaaaataaaacagaagtAGATTGCAATAATGAAGCTGTTGCAAACCCAGTCctcaatgaaaatgaaaccgaCATCAAACCGAAAAggattaagaagaaaaaggtgaaaactTTGCCAGAAGGAGTTGAACTGCCATCACTTGAGGAAATTAATGCTGACAATGCTGAATGCCAAGAACCATcacccaagaagaaaaagaagaagaagactggaCCAAAGCTCAAGAAAGATGAAAGCTGCATTGCAAATGATGTAGAAGAGGAAGATCCATCAGTAAGTGTTGAAccagcaaaaaaagaagaagagcctgCTGGAACTGGCTTTACTATTTTGGAAGAATTCaaaggcaataaaaataataaagttttCAGAGTTTTGCCCACATGGCTTGCCAAACCTTCAGTAATATCATGTGACTTGAGCAAAAATAAGATGCCAATTAAAGAGCTAAATGGACTTGACAAGTTTCTCCATGATGCtctaaatagaaacaaaatcgGGTTCTTTTTTCCAG TCCAACAGCAAGTCATTCCCTGGTTATTGGAATCCCAGCAGCAACTTTTCAGACCTTGTGACATGTGTGTTTCGGCTCCTACAGGAAGCGGTAAAACATTAGCGTTTGTCTTGCCAACAATCCAG GCTTTATGGAGGCAAAGCGTCCGTAGATTGCGTTGTCTAGCTGTGCTACCTGTTCACGATCTGGCAGTTCAGGTCTATCGAGTCTACTTATCTTTCTGCGCTGGTACTAATCTGCAAGTAGCGTTGATTTCTGGACAAGCGTCATTTTATGACGAACAGCAATTACTG GTTCGAAAAGGCAAAGCTGGACAGTATCTTACCAAACCGGATATTGTCGTTTGTACTCCTGGGCGATTAGTTGATCATCTTCAAAGAACTCCTGGGTTCTCGTTAAAATCTTTGCGGTATCTCATCATTGACGAGGCTGACAG GATTATGGAAGAAGAGCACAATGATTGGTTGTTTCATGTTGAAAAAGCTATTGGCTTGTCTTCCGAGAATTTAGTTGCGCAAAAATTGAGTCGACCATGGGAAAAATACGttcagaagctgctcttttcAGCCACTCTTTCGCAGGACCCTGAAAAACTGACTCGGCTCGGTCTGTTTCAGCCAAAGTTATTTACTTCAGTTGTGTCGACTGAATCAGCTGAATCTACAGACAACACTATCCAATCGCATCACTTTGTCGGAAAATTCACGACACCAGCTGAGTTAACGGAACACTTCTTCAAATGCCCACCCATGCTGAAACCACTCGCTGTGTATTGTTtgctgaaaaaattcaaatatcatTCGGCACTCTGTTTCACAAATTCACGCTCAGCTACCCATCGGCTTTGTGAACTTTTGAAACAGTTTGGAGACCTCAAAGTGGCCGAATGTTCATCCGAAATATCGAAAGCTCCTCGTGATAAACTCCTTAAAGATTTTTCCACCGGCAAAATTGACTT GCTGGTGTGTACTGACGCAGTTTCTCGTGGTATGGATTTGGGTGTTGTGGACTGCGTTATTTCGTACGATTCTCCTAAATATGTCAAGAACTACATCCACAGAGCAGGTCGGGCAGCCCGTGCTGGAAGACCTGGAACTGCCATTACAATATTGATGGATTCTGAG ATGCATGGATTCAACAAACTATTGGCGATGGCTGAAAAGAAGAACGTGACACCGCTGGATATGCAAGTCGAAGAGTTTGAAACTTACGAAGAACAGTTCCGTAAAGCTCTTGACGGTCTTAAAAACACGGTCAAAGAAGAGATCCACACCAAGATTGTACAAAATGATCGAGCAAGGCAAAAGAGAGGGTTCAATCCAAGATCCAGAACAGGCAAGGTGGTTagcaagaaatttgttaaacgCCAAGGTAAGGAGGTTATTAAACAACCGAACCAATGA
- the LOC124190334 gene encoding eukaryotic translation initiation factor 3 subunit D-like, protein MDDLRCDETKHREHSLCTDFDEGGGVLVARCEHDAVTVGSAGDNQFINIKALNEWDSRLSGEVEWRQKLDTQRGAVQANELKNNACKLAKWTVQALLANSDWIKFGYVSRMHLRDTSRRVILGTQQFHLSDFASQINLNIDNAWGILRWINDLCMKEEDGKYLLVKYPNKPVIRLYKVPDNTFESDDEAFFGEGEGLKPINIVTCVCNCWLTFIAWVLASLFFY, encoded by the exons ATGGATGATTTACGATGTGATG AGACTAAACACAGAGAACATTCCTTGTGTACTGACTTTGATGAAG GAGGTGGTGTCCTGGTGGCACGTTGCGAACATGACGCTGTCACCGTTGGATCGGCTGGTGATAACCAATTTATCAACATCAAAGCTCTTAATGAATGGGACTCAAGG TTGTCTGGTGAAGTCGAATGGCGCCAGAAACTGGACACTCAGCGAGGTGCTGTTCAGGCCAACGAGCTGAAGAATAATGCATGCAAGCTAGCAAAATGGACTGTGCAAGCTCTGCTCGCCAACTCTGATTGGATTAAATTCGG ATATGTTTCACGTATGCACTTACGAGATACATCGCGTCGTGTAATCCTTGGAACACAGCAGTTCCACCTGTCAGATTTCGCATCGCAAATCAACCTTAATATCGACAATGCTTGGGGCATTCTCCGTTGGATTAATGATTTGTGTATGAAGGAAGAGGATGGCAAATATTTGTTGGTGAAGTATCCTAACAAGCCCGTCATCCGCCTTTACAAGGTGCCCGATAACACGTTTGAGAGCGACGATGAAGCATTTTTCGGAGAAGGAGAAGGTTTGAAACCAATCAATATCGTAACGTGCGTGTGTAACTGCTGGCTTACTTTTATTGCTTGGGTGTtggcctctctttttttttactag
- the LOC124189972 gene encoding S-adenosylmethionine decarboxylase proenzyme-like isoform X1 produces MEKDNNENHHQEHYFEGVEKLLEVWFTRKDGAIQHCDLRKVPREKWVSMLKIVRCEIISMTRNDTIDAYVLSESSMFVSKRRIILKTCGTTTPLLCLKSLLYLVQRYAGYDEVQDLFYSRKNYKRPELQQEPHRTFADEAALLDAMFHDGAAYCLGAVNRDCWYLYTLNPYASPAGHSLSALLAGAADGDDGFGASDGEEGTDGSSSDGGCDGIEDSGSDGADSSDDSLDLRTMNLSGLNKRNVSQRYSISLGGGRGSSTSEADQTLEIMMSDLDPEVMKNFTKQFSANAAEATQKSGIDKILPNVTIDDYLFDPCGYSMNGVLKNVGFSWVFNLEKINLTFVLSTYQGEYMTIHITPEAKFSYVSFESNIPQSSYMDVIARVLETFRPGKFIVTSFANKASVVEDTHKDLLNADILSEFKRRDIQYCHLKNYDLTYALYSKFPS; encoded by the exons ATGGAGAAGGATAATAACGAAAACCACCATCAAGAACACTATTTCGAAGGCGTGGAGAAGCTTTTGGAAGTCTGGTTCACTCGGAAAGATGGCGCTATCCAACATTGCGATCTTCGCAAAGTCCCCAG GGAAAAATGGGTGAGTATGCTCAAGATCGTTCGCTGTGAGATCATCAGCATGACACGTAACGATACTATCGACGCTTACGTGCTCAG TGAGAGCAGCATGTTCGTTTCGAAACGTCGAATCATCTTGAAGACCTGTGGTACTACCACCCCACTGCTCTGCTTGAAATCTCTGCTTTACCTCGTCCAACGTTACGCCGGTTACGACGAGGTTCAG gaTTTGTTCTACTCGCGCAAAAATTACAAGCGCCCGGAATTGCAGCAGGAACCGCACCGCACTTTCGCGGACGAGGCCGCCTTACTGGATGCCATGTTTCACG ATGGTGCGGCCTATTGTTTGGGAGCGGTGAATCGCGATTGCTGGTACTTGTATACACTCAACCCGTACGCCTCTCCGGCCGGTCACTCACTGAGTGCCCTGCTGGCCGGCGCTGCCGATGGCGACGATGGATTCGGAGCCTCGGATGGCGAGGAGGGGACTGACGGAAGCAGCAGTGATGGCGGCTGCGATGGGATCGAAGATAGTGGTAGCGATGGAGCTGATAGCAGCGATGATAGCTTGGATTTGCGTACCATGAATCTGTCGGGTCTTAACAAGAGGAATGTCTCCCAACGCTATTCCATCAGTTTGGGAGGTGGACGTGGTTCAAGCACTTCGGAAGCGGATCAAACTCTAGAGATCATGATGAGTGATTTGGATCCGGAAGTCATGAAAAATTTCACCAAGCAATTCTCCGCCAACGCGGCTGAAGCTACGCag aaaTCGGGTATCGACAAGATTCTACCCAATGTAACCATTGatgattatttgtttgatcCTTGTGGCTACTCGATGAACGGTGTTCTGAAAAACGTTGGTTTTTCTTgggtttttaatttagaaaaaattaatttgaccTTTGTTTTATCGACTTATCAGGGCGAATATATGACCATCCACATTACTCCGGAAGCCAAGTTTTCTTACGTTAGTTTTGAGAGCAATATCCCGCAATCATCTTACATGGACGTGATTGCCCGCGTTCTCGAAACTTTCCGCCCTGGCAAGTTTATCGTCACTTCATTCGCAAACAAG GCATCGGTGGTGGAAGATACGCACAAAGATTTATTGAACGCCGACATTTTGAGTGAATTTAAGCGTCGTGACATTCAGTACTGCCATCTCAAGAACTACGACCTGACCTACGCTCTTTATTCCAAATTTCCCAGCTGA
- the LOC124189972 gene encoding S-adenosylmethionine decarboxylase proenzyme-like isoform X2 — protein MEKDNNENHHQEHYFEGVEKLLEVWFTRKDGAIQHCDLRKVPREKWVSMLKIVRCEIISMTRNDTIDAYVLSESSMFVSKRRIILKTCGTTTPLLCLKSLLYLVQRYAGYDEVQDLFYSRKNYKRPELQQEPHRTFADEAALLDAMFHDGAAYCLGAVNRDCWYLYTLNPYASPAGHSLSALLAGAADGDDGFGASDGEEGTDGSSSDGGCDGIEDSGSDGADSSDDSLDLRTMNLSGLNKRNVSQRYSISLGGGRGSSTSEADQTLEIMMSDLDPEVMKNFTKQFSANAAEATQKSGIDKILPNVTIDDYLFDPCGYSMNGVLKNGEYMTIHITPEAKFSYVSFESNIPQSSYMDVIARVLETFRPGKFIVTSFANKASVVEDTHKDLLNADILSEFKRRDIQYCHLKNYDLTYALYSKFPS, from the exons ATGGAGAAGGATAATAACGAAAACCACCATCAAGAACACTATTTCGAAGGCGTGGAGAAGCTTTTGGAAGTCTGGTTCACTCGGAAAGATGGCGCTATCCAACATTGCGATCTTCGCAAAGTCCCCAG GGAAAAATGGGTGAGTATGCTCAAGATCGTTCGCTGTGAGATCATCAGCATGACACGTAACGATACTATCGACGCTTACGTGCTCAG TGAGAGCAGCATGTTCGTTTCGAAACGTCGAATCATCTTGAAGACCTGTGGTACTACCACCCCACTGCTCTGCTTGAAATCTCTGCTTTACCTCGTCCAACGTTACGCCGGTTACGACGAGGTTCAG gaTTTGTTCTACTCGCGCAAAAATTACAAGCGCCCGGAATTGCAGCAGGAACCGCACCGCACTTTCGCGGACGAGGCCGCCTTACTGGATGCCATGTTTCACG ATGGTGCGGCCTATTGTTTGGGAGCGGTGAATCGCGATTGCTGGTACTTGTATACACTCAACCCGTACGCCTCTCCGGCCGGTCACTCACTGAGTGCCCTGCTGGCCGGCGCTGCCGATGGCGACGATGGATTCGGAGCCTCGGATGGCGAGGAGGGGACTGACGGAAGCAGCAGTGATGGCGGCTGCGATGGGATCGAAGATAGTGGTAGCGATGGAGCTGATAGCAGCGATGATAGCTTGGATTTGCGTACCATGAATCTGTCGGGTCTTAACAAGAGGAATGTCTCCCAACGCTATTCCATCAGTTTGGGAGGTGGACGTGGTTCAAGCACTTCGGAAGCGGATCAAACTCTAGAGATCATGATGAGTGATTTGGATCCGGAAGTCATGAAAAATTTCACCAAGCAATTCTCCGCCAACGCGGCTGAAGCTACGCag aaaTCGGGTATCGACAAGATTCTACCCAATGTAACCATTGatgattatttgtttgatcCTTGTGGCTACTCGATGAACGGTGTTCTGAAAAAC GGCGAATATATGACCATCCACATTACTCCGGAAGCCAAGTTTTCTTACGTTAGTTTTGAGAGCAATATCCCGCAATCATCTTACATGGACGTGATTGCCCGCGTTCTCGAAACTTTCCGCCCTGGCAAGTTTATCGTCACTTCATTCGCAAACAAG GCATCGGTGGTGGAAGATACGCACAAAGATTTATTGAACGCCGACATTTTGAGTGAATTTAAGCGTCGTGACATTCAGTACTGCCATCTCAAGAACTACGACCTGACCTACGCTCTTTATTCCAAATTTCCCAGCTGA
- the LOC124190333 gene encoding uncharacterized protein R102.4-like — protein sequence MDGYQHELEVFNNTHTQAHRCRKALGGGMRQAGILAAAGILSLSKGPTRVAQDHIFTKQLVNWLLLRKRFAESTEKEVHGIGQDIRWLAYPMTETNIIIVVHCSNPPEDINLAQDK from the exons ATGGATGGATATCAACATGAACTGGAGGTATTCAATAACACTCATACTCAGGCTCATCGTTGTCGAAAAGCACTTGGAGGAGGAATGCGGCAGGCGGGTATTTTGGCCGCAGCCGGAATTTTGTCACTTTCAAAGGGACCTACCAGGGTAGCTCAAGATCATATTTTCACCAAACAATTGGTCAATTGGCTGTTACTGCGCAAGAG ATTTGCTGAATCTACTGAAAAGGAAGTTCACGGGATCGGTCAAGATATTCGTTGGCTTGCTTACCCGATGACTGAAACGAACATCATAATTGTTGTTCACTGCAGTAACCCACCTGAAGACATCAATCTCGCTCAAGACAAATAA